The Halobacillus amylolyticus nucleotide sequence TGAAGGAATCGCAAGCTGAAGCATTAGGTCTTACCCCTCTTGCACGCATTAAGAATTGGGCGACGGCCGGTGTTTCACCGGAAGTAATGGGAATCGGTCCCGTTCCCGCTGTGAAGAAGTTGTTAGAGAAAACCTCTAAACAAATACAAGACATCGGATTAGTCGAGTTAAATGAGGCATTTGCCTCCCAAGCTTTAGCCGTCATTCGCGAGCTCTCTTTAGATCCGGAAAAAGTAAACGTAAATGGTGGGGCAATAGCGCTTGGCCATCCGGTTGGTGCGAGCGGAGCACGAATTATTACTACACTTTTACATGAGATGAGAAAGAGAGAAGAACAACTTGGGATTGCAACCTTATGTGCAGGTGGCGGCCAAGGTATGGCCATAATGATTGAACGCGTTTAATTTTGAAAAGTACAAGGAAAGGGCAAGAGTTCATGGAGGGCCTAAACGTATGACGATCAATCTTCTTTCTTTGACTATATGGGCTATAGGAGATATATAGGGACGAAAAAGGTAATGTAATCATAGCGTTAAACGTGAACCAGGAGGTATTGGGTGCAGAAGGGACGATCCCAGCAGTGGTATTTGCAACATCAGAGGTTTATCCGTTCAAATAACCACAACACCTCAATTAAAAGGAAAGGGATGACAACATGCCATTTGAAAACATAGAATTAACAACTAAAGATCAGCTTGCCTACATTACAATCAATCGACCTGAGGCACGTAATGCATTAAATAAAGAAACGTTAGATGAGATGGTCGAGGCTTTAGGAAGAGTAGCCGAGCAAGAGGAAGTAGGAGCGGTCGTTTTTACAGGTAAAGGGGAAAAGTCCTTTGCGGCAGGTGCTGATATTAAGCAGCTAACAGAAAAATCTGCGCTTGATGCTTTAAATCCTCAAGGAATGCAATACGTCTATGATAGGATTGAAAGTTATGAAAAACCAACGATCGCAATGATTAACGGGTATGCCCTTGGCGGTGGTTGTGAATTAGCGATGGCCTGTGATATCCGTGTTGCCTCTACCAATGCAAAACTAGGACTACCTGAGCTTAACCTATCGATAATTCCGGGTGCTGGCGGCACACAAAGACTAGCAA carries:
- a CDS encoding enoyl-CoA hydratase/isomerase family protein, which codes for MPFENIELTTKDQLAYITINRPEARNALNKETLDEMVEALGRVAEQEEVGAVVFTGKGEKSFAAGADIKQLTEKSALDALNPQGMQYVYDRIESYEKPTIAMINGYALGGGCELAMACDIRVASTNAKLGLPELNLSIIPGAGGTQRLARLVGKGKALEMILTGKMMDAQEAVQFGLVSEAVAPEDLAARVEEVASTILSKGPLAVKLAKLSVHMGTETDMKTGLMLEKLSQAILFNSDDKNEGTQAFIEKRKAVFQGK